In the Aquimarina spinulae genome, TATTGCGATAGGCTTGTTGTAAATTTCGATATTGAATAACTCTAAACAAATATTCTGTAAAGTAAAAAATATAAAAAGGTATAACCAACAGTTCTGCCTGCTGTCTCAAGTGGATTTTTTCGTGATTAATAAAGACTTCATCCTCTTTAAGGAAAGAATTATTAACCACAATAAAAGGCCAAAGGGCGATGCCTACAAAACGGCGACCTATCAAATATTTGTTAACAACAATGGGCATATTACTGCAAGATACTATTTTTGTAACTATGGACAATCCTAAAAAAGTATTAACTCCAAAAGAAGGGGATTATTATATTACCCCAGAAGGGTATCGTTGTTTTACAGAACAATATCACTTAAGGAGAGGCTATTGTTGTGAAAGTGGTTGCAGACATTGCCCGTATGGTTATGATAAAAAAACAAATAGTTATTCTAAAAAATAGATTCACTATCTATCTCATGGTATGATTATTGTGGTTAAATTTGTATATAATAGCTATTGTTAAACCAATATCAAATGCTTATAAAATGATTGATAAAAACGTATTTTTATTTTCTGATCATCATGACATATTTGATATTATAAAAAACTAGGATTATGAAACTTTTTTCACTTTTATCATTAATCCTTATCATAACTCTTAGTTCTTGCTCCACAGTGCGCGTTGCTTCGGATTATGATAAGCAGGCTGATTTTAACACCTATAAAAGCTTTGCATTTTACAAGCCTGGAATCGACAAAGCAGAAATTAGCGATCTCGACAAAAAACGTATCCTGCGTGCTATCGAAGCAGATATGACCTCAAAAGGTTTTGCTAAATCAGCAAATCCAGATGTACTCGTAAGTATTTTTACAAAAACTAAGGAAAATGTAAACATCTATCAAAATAACTTCGGATGGGGTTATGGATGGGGGTGGAATCCATGGTTCTGGGGAGCTGGATACAATACTGTTTCTACGACTACAGAAGGCACTCTTTATATAGATCTTATTGATGCCTCTAAAAAGGAATTGGTCTGGCAAGGAATGGGTTCTGCAGCATTAACCAAGAACGTGAACAAAAAGCAAGAAAAAATGAATGAGATTGTTACTGCAATCTTAGAAAAATATCCACCACAGGAACAATAAAAAAATACCCTTTTATTTATATTACAAATAGCCTTTCTTTATAAGAAGGCTATTTTTTTGTGTACATTTATACTCAACTTGATACTATAGATGTATGCGTAATTTTCTACTCGGTGCACTTTTAACAGCACTCCTGGTGTTTGGAATAAAATATATTATTGATCAATCTAATACCCAAAAAACAGAAGTAGCATCTTCTGGTCTGATTCTGGATCAAATCAAAAACGTAGGTAAACTGGTAGTTACAGAAGGACACTTTTCTGATATCATTACCTATAAAAATGATAAGACTTATTTTAATGTAATCTCATCAAAGAAAAAAATAATTGTAATGGTTAATGCTAATGTACAGGTCTCTTATGATTTAAGAAAAATTGAGCATATTATCGATCAAGAAACAAAAACGCTAACCATTACAGAAATCCCAGCGGCAGAGGTTAATATTAATCCCGAAATAAAATATCATGATATCGAAGAAGGGATCATTAATAAATTTAATCCCGAAGATCATAATGCTATACGTAAAATAGTACTGGAAGGATTAAATAAAAAAGTACAAAAATCTGCACTCGTTACCAATTCGCAAAATCGACTCATTAGTGAATTGCAGAAACTATATATCCTTACTAATTCTCTGGGTTGGACATTAAAATATAAGGATACAACGATAGACAGTCAAATAGGTATTCAAGAATTTATACATTAAAACCCTTAACTATAATCAAAAAATGGGAAGAACGAATTCTTCCCATCTTTAAATTTAAAAAAATCTGAATTACAGAATTCATTTTGTCCCTTAAACTCTAGTGTTATTACAGATTTACAAATTTGTTACTTCTTTATAACGCTTTACTTTTTATATACCCTACCCCTCTTTATTTAAAAAATAAAAATTTTATTATTTTCCCATTAAGACTCATGGCAATATACATCTTGATTTTTCTCATTTCATTCTTAGTTTATAAATGAATCATATAAGTGCTTTATTTTTTTAGCGTGTACTTTCGTTCTATACTATTTTCTTTTTCAGCATAAAATTCTTCAACATAATTCATTTCTTTTTCAAGAATACGTATAGAACCTAAATTATCTGTGCTTGCATATGCGGTTAACTCATCTAATTTAATCTGATCAAAACAGTACCTAA is a window encoding:
- a CDS encoding DUF5522 domain-containing protein encodes the protein MDNPKKVLTPKEGDYYITPEGYRCFTEQYHLRRGYCCESGCRHCPYGYDKKTNSYSKK
- a CDS encoding DUF4136 domain-containing protein, translating into MKLFSLLSLILIITLSSCSTVRVASDYDKQADFNTYKSFAFYKPGIDKAEISDLDKKRILRAIEADMTSKGFAKSANPDVLVSIFTKTKENVNIYQNNFGWGYGWGWNPWFWGAGYNTVSTTTEGTLYIDLIDASKKELVWQGMGSAALTKNVNKKQEKMNEIVTAILEKYPPQEQ
- a CDS encoding DUF4230 domain-containing protein; this translates as MRNFLLGALLTALLVFGIKYIIDQSNTQKTEVASSGLILDQIKNVGKLVVTEGHFSDIITYKNDKTYFNVISSKKKIIVMVNANVQVSYDLRKIEHIIDQETKTLTITEIPAAEVNINPEIKYHDIEEGIINKFNPEDHNAIRKIVLEGLNKKVQKSALVTNSQNRLISELQKLYILTNSLGWTLKYKDTTIDSQIGIQEFIH